A window of Cyanobacteria bacterium GSL.Bin1 contains these coding sequences:
- the petL gene encoding cytochrome b6-f complex subunit PetL produces MSGAVAYLGILIGYTVLALGLYFGLRAAKII; encoded by the coding sequence ATGTCTGGCGCCGTTGCTTATCTTGGGATCTTAATTGGTTATACGGTTCTCGCTCTTGGACTTTACTTCGGGTTACGAGCCGCAAAAATCATCTAA
- a CDS encoding methyltransferase domain-containing protein, producing the protein MNIYSQYIFPRLLDWTMASSSVSKYRKALLQDVRGEVLEIGFGTGLNLACYPEEIQKLTTIDVNAGMNKLAQKRINKVSFPVDTNVLSGESLPFASESFDSVVSTWTLCSIAKIEQALQEIYRVLKPEGKFFFLEHGLSDNPKVQKWQHRLTPIQKIVGDGCHLNRDLKALISQQFATVKLENFKLESEPEIIGYLYQGIATK; encoded by the coding sequence ATGAACATTTATTCGCAATATATTTTTCCCCGTCTTTTAGATTGGACAATGGCAAGTTCTAGCGTTAGTAAATATCGCAAAGCACTACTACAGGATGTGAGAGGAGAAGTGTTGGAAATTGGATTTGGGACGGGATTAAACTTAGCTTGTTATCCAGAAGAAATTCAAAAGCTGACAACCATTGATGTCAATGCTGGGATGAATAAACTTGCCCAAAAACGCATTAATAAGGTTTCATTTCCAGTTGATACTAACGTTTTGAGTGGAGAATCTTTACCCTTTGCTAGTGAATCGTTTGATAGTGTGGTCAGTACTTGGACGTTATGTAGTATTGCCAAAATAGAGCAGGCGTTACAAGAAATCTATCGCGTCCTCAAACCAGAAGGCAAATTTTTCTTTCTTGAACATGGTTTAAGTGATAATCCCAAAGTACAAAAATGGCAGCATCGCTTAACGCCGATTCAAAAAATTGTAGGAGATGGTTGCCATCTCAATCGTGATCTGAAAGCTCTTATTTCTCAACAGTTCGCTACTGTTAAATTGGAAAACTTTAAGTTAGAAAGCGAACCAGAAATTATTGGTTATCTTTACCAAGGAATTGCTACCAAATGA
- a CDS encoding NAD(P)H-binding protein has product MSEAKVLVTGATGRTGSIVLNKLRQKTNFNGFGFARSEDKAKEIFNSIESFYFGDIREKKTLEPAIQNCRALIIVTSAVPQMKAPSQEGERPEFTYPENATPEIIDYQGQVNQIDLAKQAGVEHIILMGSMGGTNENHPLNQLGNGNILIWKRKAEQYLIDSGVDYTIIRAGGLLNEPGGQRKLLVGKNDTLLDRESPTIPREDVAELIVQALVNPEARNKAFDVVSEKPETSSGEITTDFTALFTQTTAGL; this is encoded by the coding sequence AAATTACGTCAAAAAACAAATTTTAATGGTTTTGGTTTTGCCCGTTCTGAAGATAAAGCCAAAGAAATTTTTAATTCCATAGAGAGCTTCTATTTTGGCGATATTAGAGAAAAAAAGACGCTCGAACCAGCCATTCAGAATTGCCGAGCACTGATTATTGTCACCAGTGCTGTTCCACAAATGAAAGCGCCGTCGCAAGAAGGAGAACGTCCTGAGTTCACTTATCCAGAAAACGCCACACCAGAAATCATCGACTATCAAGGACAAGTGAATCAAATTGATTTGGCAAAACAAGCGGGGGTTGAGCACATTATTCTTATGGGATCGATGGGAGGGACGAATGAAAACCATCCCCTTAATCAACTAGGGAACGGCAACATTTTAATTTGGAAGCGAAAAGCGGAACAATATCTGATTGACTCGGGAGTTGATTATACTATTATTCGGGCTGGCGGCTTACTCAATGAACCTGGAGGTCAACGCAAATTGTTAGTGGGGAAAAATGATACGTTGCTCGATCGCGAATCGCCAACAATTCCCCGAGAAGATGTAGCAGAATTGATTGTGCAGGCTCTTGTGAATCCAGAAGCCAGAAACAAAGCGTTTGATGTTGTTTCCGAAAAGCCAGAAACCTCTTCCGGAGAAATTACAACTGATTTTACCGCTTTATTTACCCAAACGACAGCAGGTCTCTAA